Proteins encoded by one window of Azospirillum brasilense:
- the addA gene encoding double-strand break repair helicase AddA — protein sequence MTVLDFPVRELPLDPNVAQRLASDPLSSVWVGASAGSGKTKVLTDRVLRLMLSGTAPARILCLTFTKAAAAEMSIRINRTLGIWATLPDEGLEDRLADLCGERPSAETRTIARRLFAQVVDCPGGMKIQTIHAFCQSLLRRFPLEAGLAPHFEVMDERTAAGLLTEARDEVLHAGRAAPDSPLGKAMARLTAELNAEEFADILAELASERGRIQRLFESFHGLDGAVDAVHEALGVPPGITEAAILREACADHAFDVPGLRDACRALSTGSKTDEERGVGIQSWLDAAENRVRAFQIYVRHFLTAEGGARKTLITKKPATSFPAALTALEREAERLVSLMKRVRSAGVAASTTALLTLAESLLSAYEAKKKAKALLDYDDLILSANALLRGKDGVPAVPWVLFKLDGGLDHILIDEAQDTNPEQWQVVGSIAEEFFAGLSARDGGETTRTVFAVGDEKQSIFSFQRADPAEFARMRRHFQTRAKAAERDWHAVALDISFRSTATVLQTVDAVFGLDGAKDGVASETSPVIRHRAFRRGHAGLVELWPPVKPAEAADPPAWAPPVEREAADSPSARLAAVIADTIRDWTQRGESLESRGRPIQPGDVMVLVRRRTAFVTELVRALKDRAVPVAGVDRMVLTEQLAVMDLMALCEFLLLPEDDLTLATVLKGPLVGLTEDQLFDLAHGRRGTLWRALVAKAEDDPAYRPARRYLGAQLARTDFLAPYELFAGLLAAPCPADPDGSGRRAILKRLGPDAQDPLDEFLAVCLAFEKTEPPSLQNFLAWLAASEAEIKRELEQGGGRVRIMTVHGSKGLQAPIVFLPDTLGTPTQSPPILWPDEGCAVPLFAARRSQEDALCAEARARANRRRDQEYRRLLYVALTRAEDRLYVCGYQGKKEPSDTCWYKLVEAAMGEIGVPHPFDFSTLCPDGWSGEGWRLADPQTAVPKPDGAGAGRVLAVQEAPPWLTAAAPEEPEPSRPLTPSRPDGDEPAMRSPLGEDDGARFKRGLLIHRLMQTLPDLPPDAREAAARRYLARPGHELTAERQDEIASETMRVLTDPRFARLFGPNSRAEVEVVGLVTGRALSGRVDRLVIEDDAVWIVDYKTNRPPPVRAEDVPPVYVRQMEAYRAALRAIYPDKAVRCVLLWTDTPALMELPE from the coding sequence ATGACCGTCCTCGACTTCCCCGTCCGCGAGCTTCCGCTGGACCCCAACGTCGCGCAGCGGCTTGCCTCCGACCCGCTGTCGTCGGTGTGGGTGGGCGCCTCCGCCGGGTCCGGCAAGACGAAGGTGCTGACCGACCGCGTGCTGCGGCTGATGCTGTCCGGCACCGCGCCGGCGCGCATCCTCTGCCTGACCTTCACCAAGGCGGCGGCGGCGGAGATGTCCATCCGCATCAACCGCACGCTGGGCATCTGGGCGACCCTGCCCGACGAGGGGCTGGAGGACCGGCTCGCCGACCTCTGCGGCGAGCGGCCGAGCGCGGAGACGCGCACCATCGCCCGCCGGCTGTTCGCCCAGGTGGTGGATTGCCCGGGCGGCATGAAGATTCAGACGATCCACGCCTTCTGCCAGTCGCTGCTGCGCCGCTTCCCGCTGGAGGCCGGACTCGCCCCGCATTTCGAGGTGATGGACGAGCGCACCGCCGCCGGCCTGCTGACCGAGGCGCGGGACGAGGTGCTGCACGCCGGGCGCGCCGCCCCCGACAGCCCGCTCGGCAAGGCGATGGCCCGTCTGACCGCCGAGCTAAACGCCGAGGAGTTCGCCGACATCCTGGCCGAGCTGGCCAGCGAGCGCGGGCGCATCCAGCGCCTGTTCGAGAGCTTCCACGGGCTGGACGGCGCGGTGGACGCGGTTCACGAGGCCCTGGGTGTGCCGCCCGGCATCACCGAGGCCGCCATCCTGCGCGAGGCCTGCGCCGACCACGCCTTCGACGTTCCGGGGCTGCGCGACGCCTGCCGGGCTCTGTCCACCGGCAGCAAGACCGACGAGGAGCGCGGAGTCGGCATCCAGAGCTGGCTCGACGCCGCGGAAAACCGCGTGCGCGCCTTCCAGATCTACGTCCGCCATTTCCTGACCGCGGAGGGCGGCGCGCGCAAGACGCTGATCACCAAGAAGCCGGCAACCTCCTTCCCCGCTGCCCTGACGGCTCTGGAGCGTGAGGCGGAGCGGCTCGTTTCGCTGATGAAACGGGTTCGCTCGGCCGGAGTCGCCGCCTCCACCACCGCCCTGCTGACCCTGGCCGAGTCGCTTCTGAGCGCCTATGAGGCGAAGAAGAAGGCCAAGGCGCTGCTCGACTATGACGACCTGATCCTGTCGGCCAACGCCCTGCTGCGCGGCAAGGACGGCGTCCCCGCCGTGCCCTGGGTGCTGTTCAAGCTGGACGGCGGGTTGGACCACATCCTGATCGACGAGGCCCAGGACACCAACCCGGAGCAGTGGCAGGTCGTCGGCTCCATCGCCGAGGAGTTCTTCGCCGGCCTCAGCGCCCGGGACGGGGGCGAGACGACGCGCACCGTCTTCGCCGTGGGCGACGAGAAGCAGTCGATCTTCAGCTTCCAGCGCGCCGATCCCGCCGAATTCGCCCGGATGCGCCGCCATTTCCAGACCCGCGCCAAGGCCGCCGAGCGCGACTGGCACGCGGTGGCGCTGGACATCTCTTTCCGCTCCACCGCCACCGTGCTGCAGACCGTGGACGCGGTGTTCGGGCTGGACGGCGCCAAGGATGGTGTCGCTTCCGAAACGAGCCCGGTGATCCGCCACCGCGCCTTCCGCCGCGGCCATGCCGGTCTGGTCGAGCTGTGGCCCCCGGTGAAGCCGGCGGAGGCCGCCGACCCGCCCGCCTGGGCGCCGCCGGTGGAGCGCGAGGCCGCCGATTCGCCGTCGGCCCGGCTGGCCGCGGTCATCGCCGACACCATCCGCGACTGGACCCAGCGCGGCGAGTCGCTCGAGTCGCGCGGCCGGCCGATCCAGCCCGGCGACGTGATGGTGCTGGTCCGCCGCCGCACCGCCTTCGTGACGGAGCTTGTGCGCGCCCTGAAGGACCGCGCCGTTCCGGTGGCCGGTGTCGACCGCATGGTGCTGACCGAGCAGCTGGCGGTCATGGACCTGATGGCGCTGTGCGAGTTCCTGCTGCTGCCGGAGGACGACCTGACGCTGGCCACCGTCCTCAAGGGGCCGCTGGTCGGGCTGACCGAGGACCAGCTGTTCGACCTCGCCCACGGGCGGCGCGGCACGCTGTGGCGGGCGCTGGTGGCGAAGGCGGAGGACGACCCGGCCTACCGCCCGGCCCGCCGCTATCTGGGCGCTCAGCTCGCCCGCACCGACTTCCTGGCGCCCTACGAGCTGTTCGCCGGGCTGCTGGCCGCCCCCTGCCCGGCCGATCCGGACGGGTCGGGCCGCCGCGCCATCCTGAAGCGGCTCGGCCCCGACGCCCAGGACCCGCTGGACGAGTTCCTGGCCGTATGCCTCGCCTTCGAGAAGACCGAGCCGCCGTCGCTGCAGAACTTCCTGGCCTGGCTGGCGGCCAGCGAGGCGGAGATCAAGCGCGAGCTGGAGCAGGGCGGCGGACGCGTACGCATCATGACGGTGCACGGCTCCAAGGGGCTCCAGGCGCCCATCGTCTTCCTGCCCGACACGCTGGGCACGCCGACCCAGAGCCCGCCGATCCTCTGGCCCGACGAGGGCTGCGCCGTGCCGCTCTTCGCCGCTCGCCGCTCGCAGGAGGACGCGCTGTGCGCCGAGGCGCGCGCCCGCGCCAACCGCCGCCGCGACCAGGAGTACAGGCGCCTGCTGTACGTCGCCCTGACCCGCGCGGAGGACAGGCTGTACGTCTGCGGCTACCAGGGCAAGAAGGAGCCGTCCGACACCTGCTGGTACAAGCTGGTCGAGGCCGCGATGGGCGAGATCGGCGTGCCGCACCCCTTCGACTTTTCCACCCTCTGCCCGGACGGCTGGAGCGGCGAGGGCTGGCGGCTGGCCGACCCGCAGACCGCCGTGCCCAAACCGGACGGCGCCGGGGCCGGCCGCGTGCTGGCGGTGCAGGAAGCGCCGCCCTGGCTGACCGCCGCCGCCCCGGAGGAACCGGAGCCGTCGCGCCCCCTCACCCCCTCCCGCCCGGACGGGGACGAGCCAGCGATGCGCTCCCCGCTGGGCGAGGACGACGGCGCGCGCTTCAAGCGCGGCCTGCTGATCCACCGGCTGATGCAGACCCTGCCCGACCTGCCGCCCGACGCGCGGGAGGCCGCCGCCCGCCGCTACCTCGCCCGTCCCGGCCACGAGCTGACGGCGGAGCGGCAGGATGAAATCGCATCCGAAACGATGCGCGTCCTGACCGACCCGCGCTTCGCCCGCCTGTTCGGCCCCAACTCCCGCGCCGAGGTGGAGGTGGTCGGTCTGGTGACCGGGCGCGCCCTGTCGGGCCGGGTCGACCGGCTGGTGATCGAGGACGACGCGGTGTGGATCGTCGACTACAAGACCAACCGCCCGCCGCCCGTCCGGGCGGAGGACGTGCCGCCCGTCTATGTCCGCCAGATGGAGGCCTACCGCGCGGCGCTCCGCGCCATCTACCCGGACAAGGCCGTGCGCTGCGTCCTGCTGTGGACCGACACCCCGGCTTTGATGGAGCTTCCGGAGTGA
- the trxA gene encoding thioredoxin TrxA, with the protein MSDPIKVTDDSFEQDVLKADGPVLVDFWAEWCGPCKMIAPALDDLAKEYGGKVTVAKLNIDDNPGTPTKYGVRGIPTLMLFKNGNVAATKIGALPKTALFTWVDEAL; encoded by the coding sequence ATGAGCGATCCCATCAAGGTCACCGACGACAGCTTCGAGCAGGACGTGCTGAAGGCCGACGGTCCGGTCCTGGTCGATTTCTGGGCGGAGTGGTGCGGCCCCTGCAAGATGATTGCTCCCGCGCTCGACGACCTCGCCAAGGAGTATGGCGGCAAGGTCACCGTCGCCAAGCTGAACATCGACGACAACCCCGGCACCCCGACCAAGTACGGCGTGCGCGGCATCCCGACGCTGATGCTGTTCAAGAACGGCAACGTCGCCGCCACCAAGATCGGCGCCCTGCCGAAGACCGCCCTGTTCACGTGGGTCGACGAAGCTCTCTGA
- the gcvA gene encoding transcriptional regulator GcvA, translating into MAYRLPPLNTLRLFEAAGRHQSFKAAAEELHLTPSAVSHGIQTLEDWLGVELFLRGNRSLSLTPAGHAYLPRVRDALQSLALATESVPGRAPSGRLSVSAAPTFALRWLIPRLPAFQERHPAITVALDTAHRVVEFPRDGIDVGIRLGRGDWPGLAALKLMEEDLVPVAAPALAARIAGPADFATIPLLHVADVSEDWTAWAEAAGLPPSALDDGLKRGLRLDAIHMAVDAAVRGLGVIIGRRPTVDPELESGQLVEVMGPRLRAKSAYWLVTAQDSLRRPEVAAFRAWMRAEFAQGR; encoded by the coding sequence ATGGCCTACCGTCTGCCGCCCCTCAACACCCTGCGCCTGTTCGAGGCCGCCGGCCGCCACCAGAGCTTCAAGGCGGCGGCGGAAGAATTGCACCTGACGCCCAGCGCGGTCAGCCACGGCATCCAGACGTTGGAGGACTGGCTGGGGGTGGAGCTGTTCCTGCGCGGCAACCGCAGCCTGTCGCTGACCCCCGCCGGCCACGCCTACCTGCCCCGCGTGCGCGACGCGCTGCAGTCGTTGGCGCTGGCGACGGAAAGCGTGCCCGGCCGCGCGCCCAGCGGGCGGCTCTCGGTCAGCGCCGCCCCGACCTTCGCCCTGCGCTGGCTGATCCCCCGCCTGCCCGCCTTCCAGGAGCGTCACCCGGCGATCACGGTGGCGCTGGACACCGCCCATCGGGTGGTCGAGTTCCCCCGCGACGGCATCGACGTCGGCATCCGGCTGGGCCGCGGCGACTGGCCCGGTCTGGCCGCGCTGAAGCTGATGGAGGAGGACCTCGTCCCGGTGGCCGCCCCCGCCCTGGCGGCGCGCATCGCCGGCCCCGCCGACTTCGCCACCATTCCGCTGCTCCACGTCGCCGACGTGTCGGAGGACTGGACCGCCTGGGCGGAAGCCGCGGGCCTGCCGCCGTCGGCGCTGGACGACGGGCTGAAGCGCGGGTTGCGGCTGGACGCGATCCACATGGCGGTGGACGCCGCGGTGCGCGGGCTGGGCGTCATCATCGGGCGGCGCCCGACCGTCGATCCGGAGCTGGAGTCCGGCCAGCTGGTCGAGGTGATGGGGCCGCGCCTGCGCGCGAAAAGCGCCTACTGGCTGGTCACCGCCCAAGACAGCCTGCGCCGCCCGGAGGTCGCCGCCTTCCGCGCCTGGATGCGCGCGGAGTTCGCCCAGGGGCGGTGA
- a CDS encoding DUF1127 domain-containing protein, whose product MTLHVLPRTTHLPVRRFRALLAWIAHLRDQRRQREALLSLSDRELRDIGITRYDAVTEAQKPLWR is encoded by the coding sequence ATGACGCTGCACGTCCTCCCCCGCACCACCCATTTGCCTGTCCGCCGTTTCCGCGCGCTTCTGGCCTGGATCGCCCACCTCCGCGACCAGCGCCGCCAGCGCGAGGCCTTGCTCTCCCTGTCCGACCGGGAGTTGCGGGACATCGGCATCACCCGCTACGACGCCGTCACCGAGGCGCAGAAACCGCTCTGGCGCTGA
- a CDS encoding fructosamine kinase family protein — protein MTGLPDLPSELERALGSPVRSLDRLADGHNAALWAVTLADGRRLVAKVASGSGTGLEPEGFMLRHLAERSALPVPAVHHADDRLLVMDRIDTGGGITSAVEAHAAELVAALHGITAERYGFPRDTLIGPLPQPNGETADWIAFFRDRRLLHMGRKALEEGRIDFGLMAGLERLAARLPELIGEPGPPSLIHGDLWGGNVLARGGRVAAFIDPALHHADAEIELAFTTLFGTFGDAFFRRYGEIRPLRPGFFELRRDLYNLYPLLVHVRLFGGSYVGSVERTVRRLVG, from the coding sequence GTGACCGGCTTGCCCGACCTGCCGTCCGAACTGGAACGGGCTCTGGGCAGCCCGGTCCGGTCGCTCGACCGGCTGGCCGACGGGCACAACGCGGCGCTGTGGGCCGTGACCCTGGCGGACGGCCGGCGGCTGGTGGCGAAGGTCGCCTCCGGAAGCGGGACGGGGCTGGAGCCGGAGGGCTTCATGCTGCGCCATCTGGCCGAACGCTCCGCCCTGCCGGTGCCGGCGGTGCATCACGCCGACGACCGGCTGCTGGTGATGGACCGCATCGACACCGGCGGCGGCATCACCTCGGCGGTGGAGGCGCACGCGGCGGAGCTGGTCGCCGCCCTGCACGGCATCACGGCGGAGCGCTACGGCTTCCCGCGCGACACGCTGATCGGGCCGCTGCCCCAGCCGAACGGGGAGACGGCGGACTGGATCGCCTTCTTCCGCGACCGCCGCCTTCTGCACATGGGCCGCAAGGCGCTGGAGGAGGGGCGGATCGACTTCGGGCTGATGGCCGGGCTGGAGCGGCTGGCCGCCCGCCTGCCGGAGCTGATCGGCGAGCCGGGGCCGCCCTCGCTGATCCATGGCGACCTGTGGGGCGGAAATGTGCTGGCCCGCGGCGGGCGGGTGGCGGCCTTCATCGACCCGGCGCTGCACCACGCCGACGCGGAGATCGAGCTGGCCTTCACCACCCTGTTCGGCACCTTCGGGGACGCCTTCTTCCGCCGCTATGGGGAGATCCGTCCCCTCCGTCCGGGCTTCTTCGAACTGCGGCGGGATCTCTACAACCTCTACCCGCTGCTGGTGCATGTCCGGCTGTTCGGCGGCTCCTACGTCGGGTCGGTGGAGCGGACGGTGCGGCGTCTGGTCGGTTGA
- a CDS encoding low molecular weight protein-tyrosine-phosphatase has protein sequence MVKVLFVCTGNICRSPTAEGVFRDRVRQAGLADRIGTDSAGTHSYHVGEAPDPRSQRAAKVRGVDLSDLRARKVTAADFADFDYILAMDGGHLAQLRRMAPADSRATVALFLDYAPDAPKREVPDPYYGEGLHFTEVLDLCEAGAAGLLEAIRRDRL, from the coding sequence ATGGTCAAGGTCCTGTTCGTGTGCACGGGCAACATCTGCCGGTCGCCCACCGCGGAAGGTGTGTTCCGCGACCGGGTTCGGCAAGCCGGTCTGGCGGACCGCATCGGCACCGATTCGGCGGGCACCCACAGCTATCATGTGGGGGAGGCGCCCGACCCGCGCAGCCAGCGCGCCGCCAAGGTGCGCGGGGTGGATCTGTCGGACCTGCGCGCCCGCAAGGTGACCGCGGCGGACTTCGCCGACTTCGACTACATCCTGGCGATGGACGGCGGGCATCTGGCGCAGTTGCGGCGCATGGCCCCGGCGGACAGCCGGGCGACGGTCGCGCTGTTCCTCGACTACGCCCCCGACGCGCCGAAGCGCGAGGTGCCCGACCCCTATTACGGCGAGGGGCTGCATTTCACCGAGGTGCTGGACCTCTGCGAGGCCGGGGCCGCGGGGCTGCTGGAGGCGATCCGGCGGGACCGGCTGTGA
- a CDS encoding NAD-dependent deacylase — protein sequence MTNAIMSIANHLKPTDSIVILTGAGISKESGLDTFRCADGIWAKVDLEDVATPEGFARDPVLVHRFYNDRRRGLRDPAVQPNAAHLALAELERRWKGDLLLVTQNIDDLHERGGSHRLIHMHGELNAVFCRHCQNKVEHWIIDLSVEDVCPSCARKGGMRPDVVWFGEMPYQMERIYRTLGACDLFVSIGTSGNVYPAAGFVAEARNAGALTLELNLEPSAGASLFTDSVNGPATEVVPAFVNALLSL from the coding sequence ATGACCAACGCCATTATGAGCATCGCCAATCATCTGAAACCGACCGACTCCATCGTCATCCTGACCGGGGCCGGCATTTCCAAGGAATCCGGCCTGGACACCTTCCGTTGCGCCGACGGCATCTGGGCCAAGGTCGATCTGGAGGACGTCGCCACCCCGGAGGGCTTCGCCCGCGACCCGGTGCTGGTCCACCGCTTCTACAACGACCGGCGGCGCGGCCTGCGCGACCCCGCGGTGCAGCCGAACGCCGCCCATCTGGCGCTGGCCGAGCTGGAGCGGCGCTGGAAAGGCGACCTGCTGCTGGTCACCCAGAACATCGACGATTTGCACGAGCGCGGCGGGTCGCACAGGCTGATCCACATGCATGGGGAGCTGAACGCGGTCTTCTGCCGCCACTGCCAAAACAAGGTGGAACACTGGATCATTGACCTGTCGGTGGAGGACGTCTGCCCATCCTGCGCCCGCAAGGGCGGCATGCGCCCCGACGTGGTGTGGTTCGGCGAGATGCCCTACCAGATGGAGCGGATCTACCGCACGCTGGGCGCCTGCGACCTGTTCGTCTCCATCGGCACCTCCGGCAACGTCTACCCCGCCGCCGGCTTCGTGGCCGAGGCGCGCAACGCCGGCGCCCTGACCCTGGAACTGAACCTGGAGCCGTCGGCGGGCGCCAGCCTGTTCACGGACTCCGTCAACGGCCCGGCGACCGAGGTCGTCCCGGCCTTCGTGAACGCGCTGCTGAGCCTGTGA
- a CDS encoding uracil-DNA glycosylase family protein, protein MTDTLEELFERARACRLCAGVLPHGCRPVLRGSPSARLLIVGQAPGARVHASGIPWNDPSGDRLRQWLAMDRDAFYDESRIAIVPMGLCYPGTAPKGGDYPPRPECAPLWHPPLRAALTGVRLTLLVGSYAQAHYLGNRRQRTMTDTVAAWRDYLPEFLPLPHPSWRNTAWLKKNPWFDAELVPTLRRRVADTLGALDG, encoded by the coding sequence GTGACCGACACACTTGAGGAGCTGTTCGAACGGGCCCGCGCCTGCCGGCTGTGCGCGGGGGTGTTGCCGCACGGCTGCCGCCCGGTGCTGCGCGGCAGCCCGTCCGCCCGTCTGCTGATCGTCGGGCAGGCGCCGGGGGCGCGGGTGCATGCCAGCGGCATCCCCTGGAACGACCCGTCCGGCGACCGGCTGCGCCAGTGGCTGGCCATGGACCGTGACGCCTTCTACGACGAGAGCCGGATCGCCATCGTTCCCATGGGACTCTGCTACCCGGGCACGGCGCCGAAGGGCGGCGACTACCCGCCGCGCCCGGAATGCGCGCCGCTCTGGCACCCGCCGCTGCGCGCCGCCCTGACCGGGGTGCGGCTGACCCTGCTGGTCGGCAGCTACGCCCAGGCCCACTATCTGGGAAACCGCCGCCAACGGACGATGACCGACACGGTGGCGGCGTGGCGGGATTACCTGCCGGAATTCCTGCCCCTGCCCCACCCGAGCTGGCGCAACACCGCGTGGCTGAAGAAGAACCCCTGGTTCGACGCGGAGCTGGTGCCCACGCTGCGCCGCCGCGTGGCGGACACCCTGGGCGCCCTGGACGGGTGA
- a CDS encoding metallopeptidase family protein, whose amino-acid sequence MMRKPAHTHTVPPSTPDLERMAEDALETIPRELLAPIANLSIHVEDFPDEETEREMELESPFDLLGLYRGVDMTRQSVADLRSGPDMIFLYRRPILDYWCETGEDLFAIVRHVLIHEIGHHFGLSDEDMERIEAMEG is encoded by the coding sequence ATGATGCGCAAACCGGCACACACCCACACCGTTCCCCCCTCCACCCCCGACCTCGAGCGGATGGCCGAGGACGCGCTGGAGACGATTCCGCGGGAACTCCTGGCCCCGATCGCCAATCTGTCGATCCATGTCGAGGATTTCCCCGACGAGGAGACCGAGCGCGAGATGGAGCTGGAAAGCCCCTTCGACCTGCTTGGCCTCTACCGGGGCGTCGATATGACGCGGCAGAGCGTCGCCGACCTGCGCAGCGGGCCGGACATGATCTTCCTCTACCGCCGCCCGATCCTGGACTACTGGTGCGAGACCGGCGAGGACCTGTTCGCCATCGTCCGCCACGTCCTGATCCACGAGATCGGCCACCATTTCGGCCTGTCGGACGAGGACATGGAGCGCATCGAGGCCATGGAGGGGTGA
- a CDS encoding 4a-hydroxytetrahydrobiopterin dehydratase produces the protein MSDKLVGAKRQTALKELHGWAEVLERDAIRKTYHFPDFPAAWGFMSQVALLAERVNHHPEWFNDMGRVEIILCTRSADGLTQADVDFAHRVDQIAPNRDR, from the coding sequence ATGTCGGACAAGCTGGTGGGCGCCAAGCGGCAGACCGCGCTGAAGGAACTGCACGGCTGGGCGGAGGTTCTGGAGCGCGACGCGATCCGCAAGACCTACCATTTCCCCGACTTCCCCGCCGCCTGGGGCTTCATGAGCCAAGTCGCCCTGCTGGCGGAGCGGGTGAACCACCATCCGGAATGGTTCAACGACATGGGCCGGGTGGAGATCATCCTGTGCACCCGCAGCGCCGACGGTCTGACCCAGGCCGACGTCGATTTCGCCCACCGCGTGGACCAGATCGCTCCGAACCGCGACCGCTGA
- the modD gene encoding ModD protein, with product MIVLSDAALDALLAQDVPYGDLTTDLLGIAAAPARIRFAARGAMVLAGTEEAARLIEKAGGTVTSVRPSGTAVEAGTPFLEGHGPAGALHRGWKVAQTLVEYASGIASRARRIVEAAPGVTVACTRKNFPGAKDLSVKAALAGGAVMHRLGLSETILVFPEHRAFLSGPPEAWIADLRRRAPEKTIVVEVDTVADAIAFARAGADVLQLEKRPPEEARAVVEATRGLPRPPVVAAAGGVTEDNAAAYAAAGCPLLVTTAPFFGRPADVKVVLEPA from the coding sequence ATGATCGTCCTGTCCGATGCCGCGCTCGACGCGCTTCTCGCCCAGGACGTTCCCTACGGCGACCTGACCACCGACTTGCTGGGCATCGCCGCCGCCCCGGCGCGCATCCGGTTCGCGGCGCGCGGCGCCATGGTGCTGGCCGGGACGGAGGAGGCCGCCCGCCTGATCGAAAAGGCCGGCGGCACGGTGACGTCCGTCCGGCCCAGCGGCACGGCGGTCGAGGCCGGGACGCCCTTCCTGGAGGGCCACGGCCCGGCGGGCGCCCTGCACCGCGGCTGGAAGGTGGCGCAGACCCTGGTCGAATACGCCTCCGGCATCGCCTCCCGCGCCCGCCGCATCGTCGAGGCCGCCCCCGGCGTGACCGTCGCCTGCACCCGCAAGAACTTCCCCGGCGCCAAGGACCTGTCGGTCAAGGCGGCGCTGGCCGGCGGGGCGGTGATGCACCGGCTGGGCCTGTCGGAAACGATCCTGGTCTTCCCCGAGCACCGCGCCTTCCTGTCCGGCCCGCCGGAGGCGTGGATCGCCGACCTGCGCCGCCGGGCGCCGGAAAAGACGATCGTGGTGGAGGTTGACACGGTGGCGGACGCCATCGCCTTCGCCCGGGCCGGGGCCGACGTGCTGCAGCTGGAGAAGCGCCCGCCGGAGGAGGCCCGCGCCGTGGTCGAGGCGACGCGCGGCCTGCCGCGCCCGCCGGTCGTCGCGGCGGCGGGCGGCGTGACCGAGGACAACGCGGCGGCCTACGCCGCCGCCGGTTGCCCGCTGCTGGTCACCACCGCCCCCTTCTTCGGGCGCCCGGCGGATGTGAAGGTGGTTCTGGAACCGGCGTGA